The DNA region CACCAAGAACTTGTGCGCACCAAGAACTCCACAGGCGCACCAAGAACTGTATTGGTTCGGTTGATCACCGACGTTTCGTCTTCGGGTGACCCCCGACACGTGTTCGGCTGATCCCTGACATGTGTTCGGCTCATACCTGACACCTTGCGGCTGTGCTAGCCCGGGATTGCGGCGAGCTGCTTCATCTGTGAGAGCAGGTCGACGACGCCCCAGGTCTCGGCGATGCGGCCGTCGGCGAAGCGGGCGATGAACATCTCGTTGTAGGTGACGGACTTGCCGGTGGGCGGCACGCCCAAGTACTCGCCCTGGTGGGTTCCGGTAACCGTGTTCCGGGCGACGAGCTTGTCTTCCGCGCCGAACAGGTCCTCGAGGGTGACGTGCAGGTCGGGATACGCCCGAAGAAGAGTCGCCCACACCTGCTTGAGCGCCTGCGCGCCGGTCGCCCCGATCGGCACCGGGGTCCCGATGCGCACGTCCGGGTCGAAGACCTCGTCGATCGCGGTGGAGATGAGCTCTTCATCCCCGCTGTTGAGGGCATCGTGGAGGCGGCTGAGC from Acidimicrobiales bacterium includes:
- a CDS encoding ester cyclase encodes the protein MSAGQVASNKATLSRLHDALNSGDEELISTAIDEVFDPDVRIGTPVPIGATGAQALKQVWATLLRAYPDLHVTLEDLFGAEDKLVARNTVTGTHQGEYLGVPPTGKSVTYNEMFIARFADGRIAETWGVVDLLSQMKQLAAIPG